From Echeneis naucrates chromosome 7, fEcheNa1.1, whole genome shotgun sequence, one genomic window encodes:
- the LOC115046824 gene encoding E3 ubiquitin-protein ligase TRIM11: MFFSKPEDQLDYELTCPICLQLYSDPVVLPCGHNYCLDCICKTTVNIGQNPPRCPECREEYQGLGSLKKNFKLYGIIEGYRATTAHQQRLPNTKHEGMQVFSNQCTDELSLAMKVSLKCEVSPCSGHFQKHFDEESFKTHAVVESVSEMGVKGCNLHQRLFEYLCSNDMTLLCSTCLIEGHHQNHDLLTFSVAEEEIRQSLESRSKVFACRLQMTETLLQKQAEEQGAIEATGDKLFTKAVTLVDNMASLVERYKERLGVLLEEERGQHRKSCQLRLNALEEQQQQLLEAQQSAAEVLNETDTCTFIHRFMLIDQKLREVVEGTSTSIMPLKTPLNTRRLHTGLKIQDFRYEMNRQLHSLQCLLNPLDLTFNVTTSHPSLIVSNDLRTVKYSSTKQPYPDHSERFTSAPQILCTQGLSGGQHVWVVEVGPNSMWSLGVCYKSIPRRGDHSRLGHNSVSWRLQWKNGKLTVCQSSSNVALGEMTNPPLRIEVALDYEAGMLTFHSTKGRREHLHTFRLVFREPVYPAFSIHSCTPESWITLHSDI; encoded by the exons atgtttttttccaagCCAGAGGACCAGCTCGACTACGAGCTAACCTGCCCAATCTGCCTTCAGCTCTATTCTGATCCAGTTGTTCTCCCCTGTGGACACAACTACTGTCTAGACTGTATTTGCAAGACCACCGTCAACATTGGCCAAAACCCCCCACGCTGCCCCGAGTGTCGTGAGGAATATCAAGGTTTGGGATCTCTGAAGAAGAACTTCAAACTCTATGGCATTATTGAGGGCTACCGAGCCACCACAGCACATCAGCAACGGCTGCCTAACACCAAGCATGAGGGGATGCAGGTGTTCTCTAACCAGTGTACTGATGAGCTGTCGCTGGCCATGAAGGTCTCCCTTAAGTGTGAGGTGTCACCGTGCTCTGGGCACTTCCAgaaacattttgatgaagagTCATTCAAGACACATGCTGTAGTGGAGTCTGTTAGTGAAATGGGAGTGAAGGGCTGCAATCTGCACCAGCGGCTGTTTGAATACCTCTGTTCCAATGACATGACCTTGCTGTGCAGCACTTGCCTGATAGAAGGCCATCACCAGAACCACGACCTTCTCACCTTCAGCGTGGCTGAAGAGGAGATTAGGCAGTCTCTGGAGAGTCGCAGCAAG GTGTTTGCCTGCAGGCTACAAATGACAGAGACTCTCCTGCAGAAGCAAGCAGAGGAGCAGGGAGCCATTGAAGCTACAGGAGACAAACTGTTCACCAAGGCTGTCACTCTTGTGGACAATATGGCTTCTCTGGTGGAAAG GTATAAGGAGCGTCTGGGTGTCCTTttggaagaggagagaggccAACACAGAAAGAGTTGCCAGCTTAGACTGAATGCactggaagagcagcagcagcagctgctggaggccCAGCAAAGTGCAGCAGAGGTGCTCAATGAGACAGACACATGTACATTCATACACAG GTTCATGCTGATCGACCAGAAGCTGAGGGAAGTTGTGGAAGGCACCAGTACTTCCATTATGCCCTTGAAGACCCCACTCAACACCAGGCGCCTCCACACAGGCCTTAAAATCCAAGATTTCCGCTATGAGATGAACCGCCAGCTCCATTCTCTCCAATGCCTCTTGAACCCCCTGGATCTCACCTTCAATGTCACCACCTCCCACCCTAGCCTGATCGTGTCCAATGACCTACGTACGGTCAAGTACAGCTCCACCAAGCAGCCATATCCAGATCACTCAGAGCGCTTCACAAGTGCCCCTCAGATCCTGTGCACTCAGGGCCTCTCAGGGGGCCAGCATGTgtgggtggtggaggtggggccGAACAGCATGTGGTCATTGGGTGTGTGCTACAAGTCCATCCCTCGCCGTGGTGACCACAGCCGCCTGGGACACAACTCTGTGTCCTGGCGACTTCAGTGGAAAAACGGCAAGCTGACAGTTTGCCAGTCCTCCAGCAATGTGGCTCTAGGGGAAATGACAAATCCTCCCCTAAGGATTGAGGTAGCACTGGACTATGAGGCAGGAATGCTTACGTTCCACAGCACCAAAGGGCGCAGGGAGCATCTCCATACCTTCAGGCTTGTGTTCAGAGAGCCGGTTTACCCAGCTTTCAGTATTCATTCCTGCACACCAGAGTCCTGGATTACACTTCACAGTGATATATGA